One Nicotiana sylvestris chromosome 12, ASM39365v2, whole genome shotgun sequence genomic window carries:
- the LOC104247589 gene encoding glutaredoxin-C1-like, giving the protein MYQAAESSWAGNYHNNIATRRGSSSSSDPLERVVRLASGSAVVIFSVSTCCMCHAVKRLFCGMGVHPTVYELDQDPKGNEMERALSRLLGNAPAVPVVFIGGKLIGAMDRVMASHINGTLVPLLKEAGALWL; this is encoded by the coding sequence ATGTATCAAGCAGCAGAGTCATCTTGGGCTGGAAATTACCACAACAACATAGCAACAAGGCGTGGATCGTCATCGTCGTCAGACCCGTTGGAGAGGGTTGTGAGGCTGGCGTCAGGAAGCGCGGTGGTGATATTCAGCGTGAGCACATGTTGCATGTGTCATGCAGTGAAGAGGCTGTTTTGTGGAATGGGAGTGCACCCTACGGTGTACGAATTGGACCAAGACCCCAAAGGCAACGAAATGGAGAGAGCACTCTCTAGGCTTTTAGGCAACGCTCCTGCAGTCCCTGTTGTCTTCATTGGTGGAAAACTAATTGGAGCAATGGATAGAGTTATGGCTTCTCATATTAATGGCACTCTTGTCCCACTTCTCAAGGAAGCCGGTGCTCTCTGGCTTTGA